In Nocardia sp. BMG111209, a genomic segment contains:
- the purH gene encoding bifunctional phosphoribosylaminoimidazolecarboxamide formyltransferase/IMP cyclohydrolase, translating into MSERGERIPITRALVSVYDKTGLVELATGLHAAGVELVSTGSTAARIAEAGIPVTKVEELTGFPETLDGRVKTLHPRVHAGILADLRKQEHADQLTELDVRPFGLVVVNLYPFTQTVAGGASIDECVEQIDIGGPSMVRAAAKNHPSVAVVVSSGDYDRVLAAVGQGGFTLPERTALAAKAFQHTASYDVAVASWMTNVAAPAAEPESEAVQQFPDWVGATWNRADVLRYGENPHQAAALYLGEGGPAGLAQAKQLHGKEMSYNNYTDADAAWRAAYDFADPAVAVVKHANPCGIAVGTDIAEAHRKAHATDPVSAYGGVIAANREVSVEMAEQVAEIFTEVVVAPGYANGAVEVLQRKKNVRVLVAEPAQRRGAELRPISGGALLQDRDTLQAAGDEPGNWTLAAGEAADESTLRDLAFAWRACRAVKSNAILLADAGAAVGVGMGQVNRVDSCRLAVERAGDRAKGAVAASDAFFPFSDGPQILIAAGVRAIVHPGGSIRDKDTVELCREAGVTLYLTGSRHFAH; encoded by the coding sequence GTGAGTGAACGCGGCGAACGGATCCCCATCACCCGGGCGCTGGTCAGCGTCTACGACAAGACCGGTCTGGTGGAGTTGGCGACCGGATTGCACGCCGCGGGCGTGGAACTGGTCTCGACCGGCTCGACGGCGGCCCGCATCGCGGAGGCCGGCATCCCGGTGACCAAGGTGGAGGAGCTGACCGGATTCCCGGAGACCCTCGACGGCCGGGTGAAGACCCTGCACCCGCGGGTGCACGCGGGCATCCTCGCCGATCTGCGCAAGCAGGAGCACGCCGATCAGCTCACCGAACTGGATGTGCGGCCGTTCGGGCTGGTGGTGGTGAACCTCTACCCGTTCACGCAGACCGTGGCCGGCGGCGCGAGTATCGACGAATGCGTCGAGCAGATCGATATCGGCGGACCGTCGATGGTGCGCGCGGCGGCGAAGAACCATCCTTCGGTGGCGGTGGTGGTCTCCAGCGGCGACTACGACCGGGTGCTGGCCGCGGTGGGGCAGGGCGGTTTCACGCTGCCCGAGCGAACCGCGCTGGCCGCCAAGGCTTTTCAACACACCGCCAGTTACGATGTGGCCGTTGCGAGTTGGATGACCAATGTCGCCGCCCCGGCCGCCGAGCCGGAATCCGAAGCGGTGCAACAGTTCCCGGACTGGGTCGGCGCCACCTGGAATCGCGCCGACGTGCTGCGCTACGGCGAGAACCCGCATCAGGCGGCCGCGCTGTACCTCGGTGAGGGCGGCCCGGCGGGCCTGGCGCAGGCGAAGCAGTTGCACGGCAAGGAGATGTCGTACAACAACTACACCGACGCCGATGCCGCGTGGCGGGCCGCCTACGACTTCGCCGATCCCGCGGTGGCGGTCGTGAAGCACGCCAACCCGTGCGGTATCGCCGTCGGCACGGATATCGCGGAGGCGCACCGCAAGGCCCACGCCACCGATCCGGTGTCGGCGTACGGCGGTGTCATCGCCGCCAACCGCGAGGTGTCGGTCGAGATGGCCGAACAGGTCGCCGAGATCTTCACCGAGGTCGTGGTGGCGCCCGGCTACGCCAACGGCGCGGTGGAGGTGTTGCAGCGCAAGAAGAACGTGCGCGTGCTGGTGGCCGAGCCCGCGCAGCGCCGCGGCGCGGAACTGCGCCCGATCTCCGGTGGCGCGCTGCTGCAGGACCGCGACACCCTCCAGGCCGCCGGTGACGAACCCGGGAACTGGACCCTCGCCGCGGGCGAGGCGGCCGACGAGTCCACCCTGCGCGATCTCGCGTTCGCGTGGCGCGCGTGCCGTGCCGTGAAGTCGAATGCCATCCTGCTGGCCGATGCCGGCGCCGCGGTCGGCGTCGGTATGGGTCAGGTGAACCGGGTCGACTCCTGCCGGCTCGCGGTGGAGCGCGCGGGCGATCGGGCCAAGGGCGCGGTCGCGGCCTCCGACGCCTTCTTCCCGTTCTCCGACGGCCCGCAGATCCTGATCGCCGCCGGGGTGCGCGCCATCGTGCATCCGGGTGGTTCGATCCGGGACAAGGACACCGTCGAGCTGTGCCGCGAGGCCGGAGTCACGTTGTACCTCACCGGTTCCCGGCACTTCGCACACTAG